From the Nitrososphaerales archaeon genome, one window contains:
- a CDS encoding transposase yields the protein MVGIDRQLVNSYMKEISTVDEIIDDVEKQMAKLAVEDKRVELLLGFTGIDYYGALLLLYEIGDITRFSNPKKLVSWCGLAPSLHQSGNVRFTGRITRQGNKRIRWYLVEASQHAARRDPKLKQFYERIARKKGHQKAVVAVARKMLVSIYHVLTRNELYHGDREDGRARKLKNLERLTRD from the coding sequence TTGGTCGGTATAGATAGGCAACTTGTGAATTCATACATGAAGGAGATATCAACAGTAGATGAAATTATCGATGATGTTGAGAAGCAGATGGCCAAACTTGCAGTTGAGGATAAGAGGGTAGAATTGTTGTTAGGATTCACTGGTATAGATTACTATGGTGCGTTACTCTTACTCTACGAAATTGGAGATATCACTAGATTCAGCAATCCAAAGAAGCTGGTATCATGGTGTGGATTAGCACCATCCTTACATCAATCGGGCAATGTTAGATTTACTGGAAGGATAACAAGACAGGGAAACAAACGGATAAGATGGTATTTGGTAGAAGCATCTCAGCATGCTGCTAGACGTGATCCAAAACTGAAACAATTCTATGAAAGGATAGCAAGGAAGAAGGGTCACCAGAAGGCGGTGGTTGCAGTTGCAAGAAAGATGCTCGTCAGCATATACCATGTATTGACAAGGAATGAGTTGTATCATGGAGATAGAGAGGATGGAAGGGCAAGAAAGCTTAAGAATCTCGAAAGGTTAACCAGAGATTAG